The sequence below is a genomic window from Sporanaerobacter acetigenes DSM 13106.
CTAAAAAACCTCCTACTGCTTTTTTTGTTGCTTCTGACGTTTCTTTCCCAAATAACTGTACTTCCGGAATAACTTCTTTACTAAAATGTTTATACATTAAAGTACTTGCAGCTATTACTCCGCCTATAGCTACTACAGCTATGCCTGCTGGTCCAAGAAAGGCAACTAATCCACCTTTGAAAGATTCTCCCATTATAAAAGCTGCTGACATTGCAGTTTTGTAAATATTTAAGACTACTGTTTTGGCTGCTATGGCCGCCTTTACTACTCCAAAAGCTATAGCTAAGCTGCCTAAAACTGTTACAATCGTCTCTAGAACAGGATATCCGTCACCCATTAGCCAATCTATTAGTTCTACAAATTTATCTAGGAGATTTCCTGTCCAGTCACATAATTTAGCAACTGCTGGAGCCATTAAATCTATAAACCAGTTAACAAAAGGCAATACAAATTCATTTAAGATAAACATTACAAGTTCAGCTATTTTAGCTCCTAGTCTTACAAATCCTTTAAATAAATGCTCTCCGCCATTGTCCCATACCCATACTAGCTTTTCTCCTAAATGATCCAGTGTAGCCAATATATTATTCAGCGTTTCAAGGAATATTTTAGCAAGCTTATCTCCAACTTCGCCCCACACTTCTCTAAAAGCTCCAGTTAATCTTTCTGCAAGAGTTAATATATGTTGGATTATGTTGTGTATATGCTGCATTATTGAAGTCCCTAACCCTGCTTCTTCCCATGCTTTAGTGAAAGATTGTGCCATATCCCCTATAGTGTTGAATATATTTTGAAGTATTCTTAATGTAGTCTCTAGTATTGCTTGGCCTGTTCCATTTGTCCAAACTTCAACCCATGACCTTCCTATAGCCTTTATAAGTTCCTTTATCTCTCCAAATGCATACTTTATTGCATCTATAGTAGCTTGACCTTCATTTTCCCATGCTTTTTTAAAAGGTTCAAATATTGTAGCTAATTTCTCTTTAAATTCATCTAGCCCACTCGTATCTATTTGATCCATAGGTAACATTTCAAAATCACCAGCACCTCCGCCACCACCAGAATCATCAGAGCCTTTGTCCAAATTCAATGTATTTAACTCATCAAAAGGAGCTAATGCCCCTTTAATTTCTTTGCCAGCCTTTTTAGCAGCACCTCCTACTCCCGCCATGTTCTTTTTAGTCTTTTCTAGTCCTTTTGCTGCATTATGACTCTGCTTATATGTTTTTCCAAACAAGGCCGATACAGCACTTGCTATATAAGTTGTTACAGTTGCCATTCCTCTCATTAATGCATTTAGTGCCGGCAATACAAATTCATAAATAGGTTGAAAAGCTACTCTTAAATTAGTTCTGATAACATTTAATGAACGCACAAATTCTTTATTAGTTTTAAGTGCTGCATTTAGATAGTCAATCATTCCTCTTATTGCCTTGTACATTACTGCATATATAAAAATTCTTCTCAATACTCTTTTTAATGACATATCAATCACATGTGCAAGTCTTGTTACTTTATTGCCTGCTTCAAATATATGCTTTCCTGCCAGCCTAGACCGAATCCCAAGTCTCCGAACTTTTTCTCCTGCTTCATTAAATTTATTTCCAGCATTTTCTGCCCTTTTACCTGCATTATTGATAGCTTCTCCTAGTTCGCCCATTTCTTTTTTAGTTTGGTTGTTTTTATCTATTAAAGGTTGCATTCTAGTTTGAAGTCTATCTATTTCTTCTGATAATTTTTGAAAAGAACTATCCGATTTAAGCATTTGTTCTAAACTTTCATCTTTTGTCATTCCCGAAAAAGCTGGAAAATCTTTATAGCTATCTATAATCTCGTCTCGTGCAGCATCTAATCTTCCTAACTCTTCTTTTATGCCCAATATCTTTTCTTGAGTTTTTTCAAAACTAGAATTTAATGATTCTAATTTTTTCTGCATTTCTTTTACACTTCCGCCCATGGCAGAGCTTGTATCATTAGACGACTTTTTAAAATCCTTTAATCTATTTGTAGCCTTGTTTATACCTTCTTGCAACTTTTCTGTTTTTGCTGAAATAACTACTTTCAATTCCTCTATCGTCAATCAGTCTCACCTCTCTTTTGTTTGAGGTATGTGTTATACTTTTCTATTCTTTCTTTCATTATCTGCCAATCTTGCTGCTTAGGTTCTTCTTCAATTTCTTCTTCAAACAAACTAGGAAATACTTCTTTAGCACTAGTCGGATATTTCTTAGGATCATTAAAGGCTATTCCTATCAAGGAACCTAATTGATAAGCTATGTTGGCTTGAAACTGCATTGCTAATTTGGTTTTCCTTTGATTGCTTTCTATAGCTTCTATAATCTCTCCATAAGTCATATCCCAATAAAAAACTGTATCCACGCCATTTTCTGCAGCAATTGGATACAGTTTTTTAAACAATTCTGTGCAATTATTTATTTGCTCTTTTTCTTCTGTGATTCCTCCAGCTTCTTTTTCCCCTCCTCTAGATCCTCTTTCTTGAAAAAACCACTTACCTCAAATACATCTATGATTACTTCTATTAAATCTTCAAAAGTACCGCCATCATCTACATATTCATCATAAATATCATAAGTATCTGCTAGAGTGATGTTATGTTGGAACTTTTGAAGTGAACCATGGAGAACCATCAGCAATTCTTCCATAGTAGGAATTTGACCTTCTTTCATGAATATATCTAATATATTAGCCCCTATTTTCTTTTCTATATTAACCATTTCATTTGCTGCAAGCCTTAATTTATATTCATTATCTCCTACTTTAAATTCTGTATATCTCATTTATATCATCCTTTCTATTTTTAGACATAGAAAAAGCACCTACAAAAGTAAGTGCCCTTATTATTTTAATTTTACAGTTGCAGATGTTTTAGCTTCAAAACCAACTCCGCTATAAACTTTCAATGAATATTCATTTACATCTTCTGGTACTTCGAATACAAATATCCCTGTTCTACTCATGCCGGGATTACATTCTTCTAAAAATATATCTTTGTCTCCTAGTATCATCATTAGCTTTGCATCCGTATAAGTATCAAATTTTCTACCTTGATTATCTATTATATTGAATTGCATTGATGAAAATGTTCTAGGCTTAGTATCATTATTAGTCAATGTTGCTGTTACTGCTATAAATTTCCCATCTGTGGTTACATTCTCTATAAATTCATTATCACTTTTAAATTCTTTCTTTTCTTCTACTTCTAGAATTGTAACTCCCAAATCTCCAGTTTTAAAAGAATCTCCTATGTTGTAAATTGGCTCTTCTTCAACGACTTCTTCTTTTTCTTCCTCTTTGTTTTCTCCAACCACTGCTTGA
It includes:
- a CDS encoding DUF6096 family protein encodes the protein MRYTEFKVGDNEYKLRLAANEMVNIEKKIGANILDIFMKEGQIPTMEELLMVLHGSLQKFQHNITLADTYDIYDEYVDDGGTFEDLIEVIIDVFEVSGFFKKEDLEEGKKKLEESQKKKSK
- a CDS encoding DUF4352 domain-containing protein codes for the protein MEGKKKKSIFKRWWFWVIVIIIIIAATSGNDNEPKQATTKQEDQAVVGENKEEEKEEVVEEEPIYNIGDSFKTGDLGVTILEVEEKKEFKSDNEFIENVTTDGKFIAVTATLTNNDTKPRTFSSMQFNIIDNQGRKFDTYTDAKLMMILGDKDIFLEECNPGMSRTGIFVFEVPEDVNEYSLKVYSGVGFEAKTSATVKLK